Proteins found in one Pirellulales bacterium genomic segment:
- a CDS encoding response regulator: MSATMSRSLNSSESIVMNGYHPRIFIVDSDAQSVQFITEVVRPHNLQVEQFASGEDFWRTHEAHFCGCAIIELELPGMSGIQLQERMSVAHCSLPIIMTATEADLAIAVRSMKLGAVDFFQKPCHPLELWEAIQVCIEKDRVRRLDESIRNDIRTRVTQLTAQEHQVMQLMLACKPNKAIANLLDLSLRSIDFRRASILRKMQAHSSIELAQMLTLIDYSLNVRDVG, encoded by the coding sequence ATGTCTGCAACGATGAGTCGGAGCTTAAATTCCAGCGAAAGTATCGTGATGAACGGCTATCATCCAAGGATATTCATCGTCGATTCGGACGCTCAATCAGTGCAATTTATTACCGAGGTGGTGCGCCCACACAATTTACAGGTCGAACAGTTTGCTTCCGGAGAGGATTTCTGGAGGACGCATGAAGCTCATTTTTGTGGCTGCGCCATCATCGAGCTCGAACTTCCGGGCATGAGTGGAATACAGTTGCAGGAGCGCATGTCCGTCGCGCACTGTTCGTTGCCCATCATTATGACTGCTACTGAGGCCGACCTTGCAATCGCTGTGCGCTCCATGAAACTGGGTGCGGTCGATTTTTTCCAGAAACCTTGTCACCCGCTTGAACTATGGGAAGCGATCCAGGTATGCATCGAGAAAGATCGTGTGCGGCGACTCGACGAGTCAATCCGTAATGATATCCGAACGCGTGTGACCCAATTGACCGCCCAAGAACATCAAGTGATGCAATTGATGTTGGCTTGCAAGCCAAATAAAGCAATCGCGAATCTACTTGATCTGAGCCTCCGAAGTATTGATTTCCGCCGTGCCAGCATCCTCCGAAAGATGCAGGCGCACTCGTCCATCGAGCTAGCACAAATGTTGACGTTGATCGATTATTCGCTGAACGTAAGAGACGTTGGATAA